The Mustela nigripes isolate SB6536 chromosome 11, MUSNIG.SB6536, whole genome shotgun sequence genomic interval GGCTGCTGGGCTGCTGAGACCTGAACAAAGATGACCATCTCTCTGGGTCCCCACACCCCATCACTCTTCCGGGGCCCCCCAAGAAAGGGAATTAGCTGGGTCATAGTCAACCCCTGGGCTCCCACTACCTTTCCCCCGAACTCCCGCATCCCAGCCAGGCCTACTAAAGACAAGAGAGTGACTGGTACCACAGGTAGACATCCAGCCCGATGACAGCCAAGCGGAGGCCGGTGGAGCTCTCAGGACAGACCCAGGGCACGGAGCAAGATGGGCCACAAGTCTGCAAGCCGAGGTTTAACACATCTGTTTCTGCAGCTGGCAACACGGCAACTGCGTTCGCATGCAAAGAAGTCGGCCTGAGAGTGGCTCAGTGGTCCGGGGGAGAGAAGGACACAGGCTTCCAACCACAGAGCACAGCTGTGTGCCTCCTGCAAGGCCGAGGGACCTGGGAAACCCACAGTGCCTTCCAGGCACCTGCAAGAGGGACCCTGACCCCTCACCCTCCacttctgcctctccaccccagCACCCAACTGCCTACCATTCTGCAGGTGTGTGAGAAACCCTGAACCACCCACACCCAGACCCGCACAGAGTCTAAGCTAATGCCTGCCTTGTCACTCAGCTTACCGGAGAACTTCCCCTAACCCGGGTTTTACTCTCCAGCAGCGGCCCCAGTCTGCTCCAGGCCAAGAATCCACCTGGCTTCCCTAGCTCACCCACATCTCCACCCCAGGCCGCTGCATACATCCTGTCTGGTCCTTCTCCCCTAGAGTACGGAACAGCAGCTAGCGGAGCAGCTCCCCCAAGCTGGGAagcccagcccctctgcctgTGGGAAGGACTACTGCGCCCCACCCCTGCGCACCTGAGTCAGCTGCAGGAGGCCCTGTAGAAACTCCTCTGGCTCCAGGAGCAGGAGAACCTGTTCCTCGGCAGCCCACACCTCCGAAGGCACCTGTGGGGACATGGAGAGACagtgctccccgcccccacctcacaagtcccagggccctgcctgGGCCCAGTGGCTCAGAGGCTCTTCGCTATAGCCAAGCCCAGAGCCTGGCGAAACTGCTCTACAGACAATCCTCGCCTCATCCCCCGCCAAGTCCAAGACCAGTTCAGGTTTGTGGACACCAGCCCTGCAAGTCGCCGCCACCCCTTGAGCGCTCCAGCTTCTAGCTGACCACTCTCAAGCCCCGCAGGCGTGCGTGAAGTTGCAGGGAACAAGCACTCAGGCCAGGGGTGCACTCCGCAGCCACCGGACACTTACAGTGCGGGGACAAGGGTCCGGCTTCATTCTGGTCCACCTGAGGCTCCGGGCCGGGCGCTGGGGTTCGATGTGGTACTCACAGCCCAGGGCGCCCAGGGCCTCCAGCAGGACGTCGGCACCAGCATCTTCCAGAATGGCTGCGATGAGCCGCAGGGACACGGCTGTCACCACCGCCCGGCTGCGGAGAGCCGACCCCGGCCTGCGCCCGGCCGCCTCCCCAGCTGGGAAACCGACTCCACGCCGGCGCCCCCCGGCTCCCCCACGCACCTGGGTCCACGCGCACTGCCACGCGCCGCAGGGCCCGCTCGGGCCGCAGAGCCTCGGCGGCCGCCCTGCACTCCTCCGCCGCCGTCCTGCACTCCTCCACCGGCCGGCGGGCCTTCGCGCCGGCGGGTCCCTCGCCGTCCGAGTCCGAGACCTCCCACGTCGGAGGCCGCCGCCGGCCCCCGCCCCGTGCCCCCGCCCGGCGCCAGCATCCAGCCCGCCCGCAGCCCTCCCGCGCCATCGCTGGCCCGGCCTCCACTGAGCTTCCGCCCGCAGTCGGACGCTTTTCCGAGAGACACCGGCCGCTTCCGGCGGAGGCGCGGCTTCCGGTCGGGGCACGGGCAAGCCGGGCGCCGACCATGGCGCGCAAGAAGGTGCGGCCGCGGCTCATCGCCGAGCTGGCCCGTCGCGTTCGGGCCCTGCGGGAGCAGCGGAACCGACCGCGCGACTCGCAGCGCTACGCCCTGGACTACGAGACGCTGACGCGGCCGTACTCCGGCCGCCGGCTGCCGGTGCGCGCCTGGGCCGACGTGCGCCGGGAGAGCAGCCTGATGCAGCTGCTCAGCCGACTGCCACTCTTCGGCCTGGGCCGCCTGGTCACGCGCAAGTCCTGGCTGTGGCAGCATGACGAGCCGTGCTACTGGCGCTTGACGCGCGTGCGGCCCGACTACACGGCGCAGGTGCGTGCGCGCGGGTGCCCCGGCGCCCCGGCCGCGGGGAGGGGGCGAGCGCGCGCTCCGAGCCGACGCCCTGTGCGCTTGCTTTGCAGAACCTGGAGCACGGGAAGGCCTGGGGCGTGCTGACCTTCAAAGGTGAGGTGCTGGGGGCGGCCGTGaccctgacccctgaccccagcCTGTCCCACGGGCGCACGTGTGCTCAGCCCGGGCCTTCTTCCCTAGGGCGGACGGAGAGCGAGGCCCGGGAGATCGGGCAGGTCATGTACCACGACTGGCGGCTGGTGCCCAAGCACGAGGAGGCTGCCTTCACCGCGTTCACACCGGCGCTGCCCGAGGACGCTCCGCGCTGCGTGCCCTACCCGCCACTCCTGCGGGCCATGATCCTAGCGGAGCGGCAGAAAAGAGGGGACGCCTGCACCGAGGAGCCCATGCTGAATCTGGAGCGGACCCGAGTGCATCCCTGGGACTACCCTGCGAAACAGGAGGCGAAGAAAAAGGCCAAGGCCACGCCAGTCTAAATGCCACGGGGAGGGCGCGGGGCCCCGCTTTGTGAACGAAGACGCCTTTGCGTTGCAGCTGGGTCAGCCCCCTGGGAGCATGGAGCCAGACCCTGCGCCCCCGCTTTTGCTCTGGGCGAGCAGGCCCCCGGGGTGTCGGGGCTGGCCTCGGGGCGTGGCGGGGCTGGCAGCGCTGGCGCGGGTCGCCTCTGCGCTCCGTGCGGTCACTGCCGGACTCGGCCGGCAACTGTGTGCGCGCGCGAATAAAGGCAGAACCGGAGCCCTGGTTTGTGGTTTTCTTTGCGTTTGGGGTTGGGCAGCCACAGCAGGTTTTGGGCAGGTCCGGGAGGGAGCGCCGACCCTGGGGGGGTACCTGAGGGCTGGGGCTCCCCGtgcgcccgccgcccgccgcccggccCCTTTAAGCGCAggccccgcccgccgccgccgccatcaTGCTGTGCCTGCTGCTGACGGTGCTCGCCCACCTCTTCCCGGCTGGTGAGCGGCGGCGGGCCCGGGTGGGGGAGCGGGTGCGGGCAGGGGAGCGGCCGGGCCTGACACGCCCCAACCCCGCGGGCTCCCGCAGCGGGCGCCGGCGTATACGAGCGCACCTTCCTGGCGGTGAAGCCCGACGGGGTGCAGCGGCGGCTCGTGGGCGAGATCGTGCGGCGCTTCGAGCGCAAGGGCTTCAAGCTGGTGGCGCTGAAGCTGGTGCAGGTGAGGGCgcgcggggggcggcggcggggcggcagcggggcgcgggcgggcgggTGGAGACACCGCCGCGCGCGGCACGTCCCCACCCCGGACCGCCGCAGGCCTCGGACGAGCTGCTGCGCGAGCACTACGCCGAGCTGCGCGAGCGGCCCTTCTTCGGCCGGCTGGTGGACTACATGGGCTCGGGGCCCGTGGTGGCCATGGTGAGTGCCCGGCGCGCGGGCGGGCGAGTGGGCGGGCCCGAACGGAGGCCTATGCACTGATCCCCGCCGGCTCGCGCGCAGGTGTGGCAGGGGCTGGACGTGGTGCGCGCCTCGCGAGCGCTCATCGGGGCCACCGACCCGGCCGACGCCGCGCCAGGCACCATCCGCGGGGACTTCTGCGTCGAAGTCGGCAAGTAAGGCAGCCCGAGCGCGCGCTCAGCCCCCGCCACGCCCCGGCAGCCGCCGGCGCTCACGTGGCTCTCCCGCAGGAACGTGGTCCACGGCAGCGACTCGGTGGAGAGCGCCCGCCGGGAGATCGCGCTCTGGTTCCGCGGCGACGAGCTGCTGTGCTGGGAGGACAGTGCCGCGCACTGGCTGTACGAGTAGCTGCGAGACCCCGCGGGCCCCTCCTATTAGTGGCCCGCCCTGGCTCACTGCGTGGGCCAGCGTTTCTTGGGACAATAAAGTGAAGCAAGTCCTTAACGCTCCCGCTGGTCTGTGCCCAGGGACACAGGGCTACGACGTTAAGACATTTATTACATACAGAGCAGATACGTGGGTTCGCTTGCAGGGCCAAAGCCTGAGGAGAATCACCACCCAGCCCCTTCCCTAGCTGCGCCCACCCGGCTCGCCCTCAAGTCTCTTCGCGGCCCTGTGGGAACAGACAAGGGACTGGACATACATCACAGTGGAGAgtggcagggtggtggggagaagccTGCAGCTGCACGTGGCTGTGGTGGTGGCTGGCTAGGATGCGGCGTGGCTGCCCGAGATCTGTGCTTCTctggtgggaggtgggtgggcagcAGGGCTTCCGGAGCAGGAGTGAGGCCTGGACCTGGGCGGGTTGGGGAGGTGGCAGTCCAGGGCGGCCCCCCTCAAAGCCGGCTGGAGGCAGCTTCTACCCCGAGCTCTCGCTGGCTGTCTTCAGTTGCCCTCAAGGGAGCAGGCCACACTGCCAGCCCTAGGCACTTCTTAGTGTGTCTTGGGAGCTGGGCTCCTTGGAGACTGGGAGGCAGGCCCCAGACCAcgtgtccccctgcccccctgaGGCTGAGCCTGTGTCCTAGGACTGACCTCAGGAGAGGCCAGGGGCCTCCCCTTCTTCCTGAGGCCTGCACCTGCCTTGGCAGCCTGAGAAATTCCACCCGAGAGGATTGTGAGAGGGGAGGTCTCCAGAGCCTGCTCCCACCGGGTGGGTCTTCTGCACAGGGAGAGCTGGCCATACGGGGTGAGCAAGAAGAGGGCATCTGTCCCCGTCTTCTCAAGTAGCTGCCTTAGGCAGCCTGGCTACGTGCTTCCATGCCAATTCCCGGGGCAGGCGTCAGGATGTGGGTGGGAGGTGTCCGGGGAAGGCTAGTAGCTGGGCCAGCTCCCGCAGGGTCAGACCCATCCCATCAGGCAGCAGGCAAAGGCAAGTGCGCTCCGGCTGGGAAGACCTGGCGGGCTGAAgtccctgcttcctgccctgggGGGTCCTGGGGTGAGGGAAGTGGGGGGCCcagggtggagctgggagccaccTGCAGGGTCTTCTCCTGATCTGAcctaccccaggaccctgcccTGCTCTGGCCCTGAAGTGCCCCCAGGCTGTGAGAACTTGTGACCAGAGGCGAGCCAGAAGCTGCTGGGTCGGGTATCCCCAGAGGTTCTTGCCCTCCCGGTGAGGGTGCAACCCCGCTCCCCCGTCTCCCTCCCAGCCAGACCCTTGCTGCCGCCCTTGGGGAGGCCCGGCCCTAAGGTGAAAGCTGCAGGTTGAGAGGTTCTAAGAGGGGCGCCGGGCTGCCTGCAGGGCGGGCAGcaggtgggcagggtgggggggctgtATGTACACGTGGGCGGCAGGCAGGTGGCGGGGCAGGCTGGAGCCTCACTCGGGGCTGTAGGACACTTGCCACACGATGATGTGGCTGCGTTCTGCCTTGGACAGCAGGGGCTTCACCTGGCTCACGTCCCCAGTGTTCTCCTCGGTGTCATCATCCTCTCCGTCCCCTGGACAGACAGCAGCTGCTGTGATGGGCCTGCCCCCCTGGGGGGTCCCGGGACCCTGGGCAGCGCCTACTCACCGATGCGGAAGTCGATGTAGCCCTCCCCGCCGCTCAGCACCAGCACGTTCTTCAGCTTCTGGCCCTCGGCGTCCGAGGtgggggcggcggggccggggctcTCAGATGGGCTGTCGAGCACGCTGCCATTGAGAGTGGCCAGCACGTTCCCTGTCATTGGGGCACAGGGAGCTCAGCCAGGCAGCCGGCgcgtccccccccccaccccacaggctcCGGAAGGGGGGCCACGCCGCTGCCTGGCAGCAAGGGGGGGCCCAGCTCCTCACCTGGAACTGACACAAAGAACTTGACGGCATCGCGGTGGCCGTGGAAGCAGAGCTGGGCCTGGGCCATGGAGCAGTAGGGGATGAAGCTGCTGGCCGACTTGTCGCTGCTGTCATCCCCATACACGTGGATGACGCCCCCAGGGCGGGCTCCTTCCCCAGCTGTGGGGGATGTTTTGttggctggagagagagaagggcagcaGGCCCCAGCCTGAGAGGAGGCCGCTGATCTCCAGCGGGCAGAGGCAGCATCAGGAGAGCGCCCGCCGCCGGGGCGAGGCCAGCCTCAGCCCACAGGGCATCTCAGCTGGGGGCTTCCGTGCGAGGGCAGGAGGCAGATGCTCTGGACTCACCTCGGAGCCCCAGGAGCTGGCCTCGGTGCAGAACCACGGCTGGGGAGGCGAGGGGCGCAgcatgggagggagaggagagaagtcacAGGAGGGGCAGGCCGGGGCGAGCGGCACCCCAGTCCGGAGTGAGGCCTGGCCGAGCgtgccctccaccccctgcccccaagtCTTGTCCGAACGCAGTCACCACCACCTGTGCGGGCGTCAAGGGGGGTCACTCACTCTCCGTCAGCGGGATAGAAATGACCACGCCGTTGCCGGTGCCCACCCAGAGGCGGTTGCCCGCGATGAGCAGGGCCGTGATGCGCACAAAGGAGAAGCCCAGCTTGCCAGTGCCTGGGGAGAAGAGGGCAGGTGGTCGGTGTGGCCACCGCTGGGGGCCCTCCCAGCCCTGACGCCCAAGCCCAGCGCAGCCCCTCACCCAGCATCTTGCTGACGTAGGGCTCGATGTCCACGTCCTGCAGGTGCTGGTGGGTGTGGGCGTGGTAGAGCCGCAGCGTGGAGTCCAAGCGGATGGACACCCACACGCCGTCCCCGATCCACGCCAGCTGCCGGACCTGGCTCTCCCGCCGCGGGTGTGCATCAAACGACTTCTGTGGGGTCGCGGCAGTTCACGTCAATGAGGgagtgccggggggggggggggcggctctgAACCCACCTAGCCGCAGGTCACGATGCAGCCCATGTGGCTCACTGCAGCCTTTGCTCTAGAACCTGTTCTGCTCCTCAGGGTCCAGGTTCCAGGGCAGAGCCGTAGCCACCTCAGCCCACAGGCTGGCGGCCTGGGGGAGGCGAGCGGGGCCCCGAGGGAGCTGATAGGACTCACTGCAGAGCAAAGCAGCAGGTGGACCCCAGACAGACTGGCACTCACAGCCCAGCCGCCCCTGCTGGCCCGTGATGGTGCTGTCTCCCTGAGCAGGCTGCCCTGGACCCCACAAAACCCCCAGGGCCCATTAGCGGGCATGCAGGGAACGCTGCCCCCAGCAGGATCCCCTTCCCATCCCGCGAGGCCCTCCTGCTGCCAGCACTTGCCTCAATCTGCATTGTCTTGGGCTGGATGACGTGCACCTTGTTCTTGTAGCCACACCACACGCGGTCACACACGACGGCCATACAGCGAATGGAGTGGTGGGGGTGGCCCAGGTCCATCAGGTGATAGTTGCTCAGGTCCCACTGCCCATCTGCAGAGAGCCCCAGACGCCTGCTCGGGCCTGGCCAGGACCCCCCTGCCCATGGTGGGGGCGGCCGCTCACCCGCCCAGCGTCCCCGGGCCTCACCTTCGCCTCGGTGGAAGATGGCCAGAGTCCCATCAGCCAGGGCCACCAGCACGCGCCCTTTCACGTGTCTGGAAAGGGACGGTGGTGAGCGAGAGGGCCCAGGCTGGGTACTGCGGGCCCCTCCCGATGCCCCTGGCCCCTCCCGCTGCCCCAGGCCCCTCCCGATGCCCGCCCTCAGCTGGGGTCCCATACACCAAGCTCAGCACCGAGTCCTTCAGCTTGATGGAGTGCAGACACTTCTTCCAGTTGGCCACGGCTGAGTGCACATACAGCCTGTGGGAGGACGCCGTGGTGGGCAGGGTTGCTCTTCCAGGAGACCCTTCCCACACCCCGCCCTGGGGCCCCACCTACCAGCCATTCTGGGCTCCCAGCCACATGGTGGGGGCCGCGCTACTGCTGGCCCCCGCAGGGTCTGCGctgggctctggctctggctgtgCCCCACCTGTGTCAGCCTCCGGCCCGTTCTCGCTGCAGGAAGGATGGCTGCTCCAGGGTGGCCCGGGGGAGCCCCTTCCCGCCCACCTgagccagcctccccacccctccgTCGGCCCCGTCCTCAGAGAGCCCACCTGCCAGGCTGGGCAGTAGGGGCCGGGGAAGGGGCCAGGTCGGTGAAAACATGCTCCGTGAGGGGCCCAGGCCGCACCGCAGCCGCCTCTGCCTCGCTGGGCCCAGAGTCTGGTACTTCCGTGGCTTCCGTGGCTTCTTCCGTGGACTGAGACGGGTTGACCTTCCCATTGGCGACATTAGCCACCTCCCCTGTGGAAGGGAAGAGTGAGTGtggccagggggtggggaggaacaagggggttgggggagagcgGCCACCCAGGCGCAGGCCCAGCTCACCCTGACCCTTGTCCAGCACTGGGGTGTCCCCTCGGGAGGAGCAGTTGCTGCGGGGCACGTTACAGCGGGTTGCGCAGCCCACCAGGGTGATGCCCGCCAGCACGCCGTCGGCGCCGGAGTCCTCAGGGTTCACGTCACTGTCCAGGAAGATCTCCCCCGGAGGGTAGTCACTGTCACTGGCCGCTGCGGGAGAGTCACGGCCCCGTCAGCCTATGCTGAGTAGCCCCCACTACCAAAACATAACCAGGGCTCCCGTCCCATGTGGGACTGCCGAGGAGGGAGAAGGCGGCCGCCGGCGaccgtgggtggctcagggtgcCCCGGACTCTTAGGCCAGGCTGGCCTCAGTAAGTGGGCCCCTACTCACGACCACTGCCTGCGGGCCTGGAGAGCCAGCACAAGGCATGGAGAAGTGAGATTCTGGTCTCTGGGAGCAATCAACTCTGATCACGTGTCAGAAAGTGAAGAGTTCTGAGGAGCTTGGGGCCATCTTGGAAGATGGCCCAGGCAgggccctgcccgcccccccaaACGCTGGCATAAGAACTGCCACCAAGAGGCAAAGCCAAGCCTCTGTCAGCGCCGGCTCTCCCAGCTGCAGCAGGGCGGCAGGAACTGGGCCCATTGCAGGTCGGTGCTCAGTTCCCAACCGGTATTTCCATCTGTCCTGCGGCCCAGCTCATCTCCTTCCAGGCACGAAAGCGACAGTCACCTCGGGGTCCTCTCCTACTTGTTCACGGGACTAAGGGGCGGCACTGCCAGCATGCTCCCCTCTGGACTCCCCCATGGGCTCCCAACTGTCCCCAGCATGTCCGAAGCAAGGCTGGTACGGCTCACCGGGCCTCCTCTATCCCCGCCGTGTGCAGAGCAGCCACTGCACGCACGCTGCCAGCCCTCACCTGGAATGCTTGAGATGCACAGGACGTGGGCGTTGCAGACAGTGAACTGGTCCACCACAGTGCCCGGCTGGTTGGCGTCAATGATGACCACTTTGCTGGTGGTCAGGGTGCTGGTGAGGATCCACACGCGGCTGGAGGTGGCATCCGGCTCGGGGAGCTCCTTTGCCTGTTTCCGAGCACAGGAGGCCAGGCCTCTCCAGCAGCCACACCGGTCGTGGGGGCCTCCCGAGCCCTCTCAGGGTGCAGCCCTGCCCGCGGCCTCAGGGGACGCATGTCCTCCAGCAGCAGGGCAGTGAGAACTCAGTACTGAGCTCTGGTGCCCCGGTCCCTGCCCCCAAGCCAGTCTGGGCCACAGAACAAAGCCTTAGACCCCATGTGAAGCCTTTTCCGCCAGCCCCCTGTCCTCGGGCCACCCACCACTCCTGCACACAACttgcgaggaggaggaggagacaccCCTGGGGGCCTGAGCCCCCCAGCCCTGCGGCCTGTGGAGCCTCAGACCCTCTGCACATCTCCCCCGACCCAGGAGGCAGCAAAGGCCTCCATCAGTCCTGGACCGGGAGGGGACCCCAGATGAGCCCAGTCTTGCGGCACTGTCCCCAGCTGTCCTGTTTCTGTCACTCTCAATGTGACTCCAGTGCTGGGCACAGTCACCTAGACCCCAGGAGCAGTGGGGTCCCTGGCCCTGCCATGtgctctgaccttcttctctggaGACGCGTGATCACTCTTGGTCTCTCCTTCTACTTCCCGGTCACAGGTCAGAGGGTCGCGGCCTGGCACAGGCTTGACTCCGTTCCCAGAGTCGTCCTCGCCCGGTTTCCACCCGCTCAGGTTGACGCCCGCGGCACACCACAGCTGGGAGAAGGGCCCTGGGGTCAGCGAGCCCACTGCCTGCGCCCACCCACCCGCACCTGTCAGCCCCGCCGGGCTGGCTCACCTTCATGGTTGGGTCTTTCTCCACCAGAGGGCGGCAGTACACGGGCACGGGCACGTTCTTCATCCGGGTATCCTCTTGGCCCCCGTTGGGGCTCAGCTGCAACCACAAGGCAGAGGCCACGTGGGCGTGAGGCCTGAGGCGGAGGGCCAGTCCTCCATGGGTGGGGCCATGGGGGCACCGTAGGGCTGCGCAGGTGGCTCCCCAGCTGCCATCCCATCTGCCcccgcaccccccgcccctccccctgccggCCTCCCATGCCCTCTGCAGCACCTGCTTGTACTTGGCCGGCAGGCTCCAGCCGCAGGCCTGCAGTCGCCCATCATCGTTGCGCACGTGCTCGCGCACCTGGCGGTACTGCTCCCGCTTCTGCTCCCGGCGGGCGGAGGACGTGCAGTCGCTGGCAGGAGGCACACAGGTCATTTCCTGCCCGTGCCTGCTGGCCTGCCCTGCATGGGGCACGCACGGTCCCCACGCCCAGGTAGCAGGACCATGCGTGCCCCCTCCCCGGTCCCCCAACGGGCAGCCTGGGCACCGGCCCCTGTCCAGCTCCCGCCCAGCGctggtcccctcccccaggcccttcCAAGAACACAACACACAGAATTCCCCACTTCTGCTCTGGAGCCAAAATCCTGGTATCAAAACTAAGGGAAACATGAATTTCCAAACAGAGTTATTCCCAGGCAGAAACCCTACACTGCTGACTTCCTGTCGGCTCCCAGAACCTCCAAGGACACAGGGGTGTGGGCCacagcctggggtggggcctgacCCCGCCTGCTGGCTGCAGCACCGTCCCCAAGAGCAGGGGAGccggggcacctgaggggctgtGGGTGGCCCTCTGGGGCGAAGGGCAGGGACTGGGGGGCAGTGGGGCCTGTACCCAGAGATGCCCCGTGCACCCAGTCAGACTAGAGGGGCGCAGGGTGTGGGCGCAGAGAGGTCAGCCTCGGAGGCTGGccagccccctcccaccaggGACCGCATCCCTCAGCACAGCCCcccagagagtgagacagaggcTGCTTGCTCGTGCCTCAGAGCCTGGaggggcaggaccctgggacccaggGCCTCCCCTTAGCCCAGCCTGTGGTGCAGGCCTGCGGGAGGAGCAGGGACACTTTGGGACACTCACTCGTCAGGGAAGAACTCCAGGGGCCGGCTGCCCGCTGACATGGGACACATCGCGTGGCCGCGGCGCTGGCTGAAGCCGGCTGTGGTAGGAGACTTGTAGTGGATGTTCACCGAGGGGTAGGGCCGCTTGGCTGGAGGGGGGCTGGACGAGGAGCTGAAGAGGCGGCTGAAGCTGCCAGTGGGGACACGGGAAGTGAGGGGTGGCCA includes:
- the MAPK8IP3 gene encoding C-Jun-amino-terminal kinase-interacting protein 3 isoform X6, whose amino-acid sequence is MMEIQMDEGGGVVVYQDDYCSGSVMSERVSGLAGSIYREFERLIHCYDEEVVKELMPLVVNVLENLDSVLSENQEHEVELELLREDNEQLLTQYEREKALRKQAEEKFIEFEDALEQEKKELQTQVEHYEFQTRQLELKAKNYADQISRLEERESEMKKEYNALHQRHTEMIQTYVEHIERSKMQQVGGNSQTEGSLPGRSPRQSWRKSRKERPTSLNVFPLADGMVRAQMGGKLVPAGDHWHLSDLGQFSSSYQCPQDEMSESGQSSAAATPSTTGTKSNTPTSSVPSAAVTPLNESLQPLGDYSAGTKGSKRAREKRNSRNMEVQVTQEMRNVSIGMGSSDEWSDVQDIIESTPELDMSREPRLDRMGNSPTQGIVNKAFGINTDSLYHELSTAGSEVIGDVDEGADLLGMGKEVGNLLLENSQLLETKNALNVVKNDLIAKVDQLSGEQEVLKGDLEAARQAKLRLEGRVKDLEEELRRVKSEAIVARREPKEEVEDDKVPLAQRRRFTRVEMARVLMERNQYKERLMELQEAVRWTEMIRASREHPSVQEKKKSTIWQFFSRLFSSSSSPPPAKRPYPSVNIHYKSPTTAGFSQRRGHAMCPMSAGSRPLEFFPDDDCTSSARREQKREQYRQVREHVRNDDGRLQACGWSLPAKYKQLSPNGGQEDTRMKNVPVPVYCRPLVEKDPTMKLWCAAGVNLSGWKPGEDDSGNGVKPVPGRDPLTCDREVEGETKSDHASPEKKAKELPEPDATSSRVWILTSTLTTSKVVIIDANQPGTVVDQFTVCNAHVLCISSIPAASDSDYPPGEIFLDSDVNPEDSGADGVLAGITLVGCATRCNVPRSNCSSRGDTPVLDKGQGEVANVANGKVNPSQSTEEATEATEVPDSGPSEAEAAAVRPGPLTEHVFTDLAPSPAPTAQPGSENGPEADTGGAQPEPEPSADPAGASSSAAPTMWLGAQNGWLYVHSAVANWKKCLHSIKLKDSVLSLVHVKGRVLVALADGTLAIFHRGEDGQWDLSNYHLMDLGHPHHSIRCMAVVCDRVWCGYKNKVHVIQPKTMQIEKSFDAHPRRESQVRQLAWIGDGVWVSIRLDSTLRLYHAHTHQHLQDVDIEPYVSKMLGTGKLGFSFVRITALLIAGNRLWVGTGNGVVISIPLTETVVLHRGQLLGLRANKTSPTAGEGARPGGVIHVYGDDSSDKSASSFIPYCSMAQAQLCFHGHRDAVKFFVSVPGNVLATLNGSVLDSPSESPGPAAPTSDAEGQKLKNVLVLSGGEGYIDFRIGDGEDDDTEENTGDVSQVKPLLSKAERSHIIVWQVSYSPE